DNA sequence from the Streptomyces sp. NBC_01497 genome:
TTCACCTTCGAGATGGGCGACCCGAAGCACCTCGGGCACGTCCTGAAGGCGGTACGGGGCGTGGAGGGCGTGTACGACGTCTACCGCGTCACGTCGGCGCGCAGGCCCTGACGGCGCGGCGCCCGCATCGGGGGCCGGGGAGCGGAGTCCGGGGCGTGCCCGCAGGCGTCGCACGGGCGGCGCGGACGGCGGCGGAGGGGCCCGCTGTGCCGACCCCGGCGTCACGCCATCCGGCCGCCGCCCCGGCCGTCCAGCAGGTCCGCCGCGCGTTCGGCGATCGCGTACACCGTCGCGTTCGGATTGGCGGAGACCACCGACGGCATCACCGACGCGTCCGCGACCCGCAGCCGCTCCACCCCGCGCACCCGCAGCTCGGGGTCCACGACGGCCTCCCCCGCCGTGCCCATCCGGCAGGTCCCCACGTGGTGCGAGTACGTCCTGAGGCTGTTGTAGAGATACGTGCGGACCGCGTCCACGTCGCCGAGGTCGCGGTCGGGCCCCGGCAGCACCTCCGCGGCACGCCAGGGAGCCAGGGCGTCCGCCCCGGCTATCTCCCGTGCGATGCGCAGGCCCTCCGCCATCGTGGCGACGTCGTGCGGATCCCCGTAGTAGTTGGGATCGAAGCGGATACGCCCGCCGGGCTCGCCGTCCCGCAGCCGCAGGCTGCCCCGGCTGCGGGGCGTCATCGCGCCGAACGCCACCGAGTACGCCTGGCCCGGCACGGGCAGCGAGGGCGGCAGGCCCGGCGAGTGGTACGGGACGTCGAGTACCTGGAACTGCAGGTCGGGTGTGCCCGGCGACAGCGCGCTCGCGATCAGCCCGATCACCTCGGCATGGTTGTTGACCCCCGGCGGAACGGGCCGGGGCGAGCCGACGACGACCGTGGAGCGCGGGTGGTCGTGCAGGTTGGCGCCGACCCCCGGGAGGTCGAGGACGACCTCGACACCCCTCGTGCGCAGATGGTCGGCGGGTCCGATGCCGGAGAGCATCAGCAGGTGCGCCGAACCGGCCGTACCGGCGCACAGGACGACCTCGCCGTCGCAGTCCGCCGTATGGATCTCATCGCCGAGGCTGAACGTGACGCCGGTGCAGCGCCCGCCCTCCACCCGCACGCGGTGGGCCAGGGCGCCGGTGACGACATCGAGGTTGGAACGGCCGATGACCGGGATCAGGTACGCGTCGGCCGCGCTCTGCCGGCGGCCGTCGACGATGTTGAGGTCCGCCCAGCCGAATCCCTCCTCCTCGCCGCTGTTGATGTCGTCGGCGGCGGGTGCGCCCACCTCGTACGCGGCCCGCAGCCCGGCGGCGGCCAGCGGATGGCGCTCCGGTGCCGGTGCGACCGTCAGCGGTCCCGATGTGCCGCGCAGCGCCGGATCCCGGCCCGGTGCCGACTCGGTGCGTCGCAGGTACGGCAGGAGGTCGTCGTAGCCCCAGCCCTCGGCGCCCCCGGCGGTCCACGCGTCGTAACTGCTGCGGTGCCCGCGGGTGAACACCATGGCGTTGATCGCGGACGATCCGCCGAGGGTCCTGCCGCGTGGCAGCGGGACGGTGTCGCAGGTCGACGCCTGGACGGCCGAGACGTCGGCCCAGTCGACGGCCGTGCCCTGCAGGGAGAGCCACACCGAGGGCACGGACACCGCCTCCGGGACCGAGGCGCCCCCGGCTTCCAGCAGCAGGACCCGCGCGGCGGGGTCCTCGGACAGGCGCGCGGCCAGGACGCATCCGGCCGTCCCCGCCCCCACGACGACGTAGTCGTAGCCGGCCACGGCACGGCCTCGCTTCCAGCGGAGGGGAATATGGCGGTATGTCCGAAGGTAACTCCCCTGGCCCGGCACAGCACGCAGGGGCCCGGTGGAGTGCGCGCACTCCACCGGGCCCCTGCGAGAACGTATGCCGCGCGGTCGCGCGACCTGGTTCAGCCGCCGAACTCCTGCAGGCCCTTCTGCGCCTGGTCCAGCAGGGCCTGCCGGCCCTCCAGCTCCCGCGTCAGCTTGTCCGCCCTGGCGTTGTTGCCCGCCGCGCGTGCCGTGTCGATCTGCCCGCGCAGCTTGTCGACGGCTGCCTGGAGCTGCCCCGTCAGCCCGGCCGCACGCGCCCGCGCCTCCGGGTTCGTACGGCGCCACTCGGTCTCCTCGGACTCCTGCAGCGCGCGCTCGACGGCCTGCATCCGGCCCTCGACCTTGGGACGCGAATCCCTCGGCACATGGCCGATGGCCTCCCAGCGCTCGTTGATCGCCCGGAACGTGGCCCGCGCCGACTTCAGGTCCCCGACGGGCACCAGGCGCTCGGCCTCCGCCGCCAGTTCCTCCTTGAGCTTCAGGTTGTCCGACTGCTCGGCGTCCCGCTCGGCGAACACCTCACCCCGCGCGGCGAAGAAGACGTCCTGGGCGCCGCGGAAGCGGTTCCACAGGTCGTCCTCGGCCTCGCGCTGCGCACGGCCGGCCGCCTTCCACGCCGTCATCAGGTCGCGGTAACGGGCCGACGTGGTACCCCAGTCGGTGGACCCGGAGAGCGACTCGGCCTCGGTGACCAGCGCTTCCTTGGTCGTGCGGGCCTCCTCGCGCTGCGCGTCGAGAGCCGCGAAGTGCGCCTTGCGGCGCTTGGAGAACGCGGAGCGGGCGTGCGAGAAGCGGTGCCACAGCTCGTCGTCGGACTTGCGGTCGAGCCTCGGCAGGCCCTTCCACGTGTCCACGAGGGCCCGCAGCCGCTCGCCCGCCGACCGCCACTGGTCGCTCGCCGCCAGCTCCTCGGCCTCGGTGACCAGCGCCTCCTTGGAATGGCGCGCCTCGTCCGTCTGCTTCGCGCGGTGCGCCTTGCGCTCCTCGCGGCGGGCGTCGACCGTCGCCACGAGCGCGTCGAGGCGCTTGCGCAGTGCGTCGAGGTCGCCGACGGCATGGTGTTCGTCGACCTGCCCCCGCAGATGGTCGATGGCCGCCACCGCGTCCTTCGCGGACAGGTCGGTCGTCTTCACCCGGCGCTCGAGGAGGCCGATCTCGACGACCAGACCCTCGTACTTGCGCTCGAAGTAGGCCAGGGCCTCCCCGGGCGATCCCGCCTGCCAGGACCCGACGACCACTTCACCCTCGGCCGTACGCACGTACACGGTGCCCGTCTCGTCGACACGGCCCCACGGGTCGCTGCTCACAGCGCCTCCTCCAGCTGATGCCCAGGGGGCTCCAGCCCCCTGGCATCGTCCACGGTTCCTGGGGCGGGCAGCGCCCACCCTGCATAACGCCCAACATAGGCGAACGGCTGCCCGGCTGTCCGCACTCCGGGCGGCCGAAATTCATTGGCCGATACAGCGGGTCACTGCTTGTCGACCGTGGCCTTCTGTACAGTCACCGCTTCCTTGGGGGCGCCGTCCGTCACCGGCGTCTTCGTGGTGCTCCCGGACACGCCCGCCTTGGCCACCGCCTGCACGGCCTTCAGCCCGGCGGCGTCCATCGTGCCGAACGGCGTGTAGGAGGGCGGGAGCTTCGAGTCCTTGTAGACCAGGAAGAACTGGCTGCCACCGGTGTGCGGCTGCCCGGTGTTCGCCATCGCCACCGTGCCCGCCTTGTACGTGACGGAGCCGTCGGCGCCCGCCTTGCCCAGCGACGTCAGGTTCTCGTCGGGGATCGTGTAGCCGGGGCCGCCCGTGCCGTCGCCCTTCGGGTCGCCGCACTGGAGCACGTAGATGCCACTCGTGGTCAGCCGGTGGCACTTGGTGTTGTCGAAGAACTTCTTGTCCGCGAGGGACTTGAAGGAGTTGACCGTGTGCGGGGTCTTCGCCGCGTCCATGGCGATGGCGACGGTGCCCCGGTTCGTCGTGAGGCTCATCGTGTACTTCGCGGTCTTGTCGATGGTCATCTTCGGCTCCGGCGGGGCGGAGGCCGACGCGGAAGGCGAGGGCGCCGCCGCCGGGGACGCCGCGGCGTCGGCCTTCTTCCCGCCGCCGTTACCGCCCATCACGGCGAAAGCGGTACTGCCGCCGCCGATCACCACCACGGCCGCCACCACCGAGGCGATGATGATGTTGCGGCGCTTGGCGCGGTTGCGGGCCTCCACCCGGCGCCGCTGCTGCCGTTCGAACTTCTCCCTGGCAAGCTGCCGCCGCCGCTGGTCGTTGTTGGCCACCGGGTCTACTCCCTAGATCGCGGATCTCGTGTCCGTCCGGCAAGACTGACCCCGTACGCTATATGGGTTCGCTGTGGAAAACGCAGTCCCGGTACGCTCTGTGCACTGCCTGTGATCTGCCGCGACGTCTGCCCGTGACCTGCCTCCGCCACGGGGCGTCCGCCGGCCCGACCGACATGAAGGACGATCGTGCTCATTGCCGGGTTCCCCGCCGGGGCCTGGGGGACCAACTGTTACCTGGTCGCCCCCGCCGCCGGCGAGGAGTGCGTGATCATCGACCCTGGCCACCAGGCCGCAGAGGGCGTGGCCGAGACGGTCGCGAAGCACCGCCTCAAGCCCGTCGCCGTGATCCTCACCCACGGCCACATCGACCATGTCGCCTCGGTGGTGCCGGTGTGCGGTGCGCACGGTGTGCCCGCCTGGATCCACCCCGCCGACCGGTACATGATGAGCGACCCCGAGAAGGGGCTCGGCCGCTCGATCGGCGCCCCACTGATGGGCGAACTGACCGTGGGCGAGCCCGACGACGTCCGGGTGCTGTCCGACGGGGCGGCGCTGTCCTTGGCGGGGCTCGACCTGAGCGTCGCGCACGCGCCCGGCCATACCAAGGGGTCGGTGACCTTCGGGCTGCCCGGAGCGAGCGACGGCGACATCCCGCCGCTCCTCTTCTCCGGCGACCTGCTGTTCGCCGGCTCCGTCGGACGTACCGACCTGCCGGGCGGGGACACCGCCGAGCTGCTCGACTCGCTGGGCCGTGTGTGCCTGCCGCTCGACGACTCGACCGTGGTGCTCTCGGGCCACGGCCCCCAGACGACCATCGGCCAGGAGCGCGCCACCAACCCCCACCTGCGCCAGGCGGCCACCGCCCGCGCGGACGGGGCCGGTACCGGCGCGCCACGACGAGGAATGTGAACGCAGCGATCTTCATGAGTACCTTCCAGGCCCCCAAGGGCACCTACGACCTGATCCCGCCCGTCTCCGCGACGTATCTGGCGGTGCGCGAGGCCCTCGCCGAACCGCTCAGGCGCTCCGGGTACGGCTATGTCGAGACGCCCGGTTTCGAGAACGTCGAACTGTTCGCGCGCGGTGTCGGCGAGTCCACCGACATCGTCACCAAGGAGATGTACGCCTTCGAGACGAAGGGCGGCGACCGGCTCGCGCTACGCCCCGAGGGCACCGCTTCGGTGCTGCGCGCCGCGCTGGAGGCCAACCTGCACAAGGCCGGCAACCTCCCGGTCAAGCTCTGGTACTCGGGCTCGTACTACCGCTACGAACGCCCCCAGAAGGGCCGCTACCGGCACTTCTCGCAGGTCGGCGCCGAGGCGATCGGTGCCGAGGACCCGGCTCTCGACGCCGAGCTGATCGTGCTGGCCGACCAGGCCTACCGCTCGCTCGGGCTGCGCGGCTTCCGCATCCTGCTCAACTCGCTCGGCGACCGCGAGTGCCGCCCCGTCTACCGCGAGGCGCTCCAGGACTTCCTGCGGGGGCTCGACCTGGACGAGGAGACCCGGCGCCGCATCGAGATCAACCCGCTGCGGGTCCTCGACGACAAGCGCCGGGACGTGCAGCAGCAGCTGACCGGCGCCCCGCTGCTGCGCGACTACCTGTGCGACGCGTGCCGCGCCTACCACGACGAGGTCCGCGCGCTGCTGAGCGCGCAGGGCGTCGCCTTCGAGGACGATCCGCGGCTCGTGCGCGGCCTCGACTACTACACCCGCACCACCTTCGAGTTCGTGCACGACGGCCTCGGCTCGCAGTCCGCCGTCGGCGGCGGCGGGCGCTACGACGGCCTGTCCGAGATGATCGGCGGCCCCGCGCTGCCGTCCGTCGGCTGGGCGCTCGGCGTGGACCGCACGGTCCTGGCGCTGGAGGCCGAGGGCGTCACCCTCGAACTCCCGTCCGCCACCAGTGTGTTCGCCGTGCCGCTGGGCGACGAGGCCCGCAAGGCCCTGTTCTCCGTGGTCACCGAGCTGCGGCGGGCGGGCGTCGCCGCGGACTTCGCGTACGGCCGCAAGGGCATCAAGGGCGCCATGCGCAGTGCCGACCGGTCGGGAGCGCGCTACACCCTCGTCGTCGGCGAACGCGACCTCGCCGAGGGTGTCGCGCAGCTCAAGGACATGGAGAGCGGCGACCAGCACGCGGTGGCGCTCGACGCCGTCGTCGACAAGCTGCGGGCGCTGCTCGGCCGGCACTGAGCGCGGCGGGGTGAGGGCCGGTCCCGGGGCCGGCCCTTATCCCCGCCGAACGGTGCGGGGCAACGCTGGTGCGGCACAATAGCGGTGCCCACAACGCCTTCCTAGCGACCGGACAGGGATATGACGACCACGCTGGACAGCGTCTCCTCACGCGGGGAGACGAAACGGCTCGGCGGTGCGCCGATCGCCGGCAGCCGTGCTTTCGGAGTGCTTCTCATGCTCACCGGGGCGGCGGGGCTGCTCGCCGCCTGGGTGATCACCCTGGACGAGTTCAAGCTGCTGAAGAACCCGAACTTCGTGCCCGGCTGCAGCCTCAACCCGGTCGTGTCCTGCGGCAGTGTGATGAAGAGCGACCAGGCTCATGTCTTCGGGTTCTCCAACCCGATGCTGGGCCTTGTCACCTACCCGGTCGTCATGGGCATCGGTCTCGCGATCCTGGCGGGCGCCAGGCACCAGCGCTGGTACTGGCTGGGGCTCCAGGCGGGCACCCTGTTCGGTGTCGGTTTCGTCACCTGGCTCCAGTTCGAGTCGCTGTACCGCATCCACGCGCTGTGCCTGTGGTGCTCGCTGGCATGGGTCGGCACCGTGATCATGTTCTGGTACACGCTGTCGCACAACGTGCGGAGCGGTGTGATTCCCGCGCCGCGCTGGCTGCGCTCCTTCTTCGCCGACTTCACCTGGATCCTGCCGACCCTGCACCTCGCGATCATCGGCATGCTGATCCTCACCAACTGGTGGAGCTTCTGGACCAGCTGATCCGTCCCGGCTGCCGGGCGCCGCGGTGTCGGTGGGCGCCGCGGTGTCAGTGGGCTGGCTTAGGCTTTCAGGCGTGGAGCCCGACCTCTTTACCGCAGCGGCGGAAGACCGCCAGGAGAAAGATCCTTCCAGCAGTCCCCTGGCGGTCCGGATGCGTCCGCGCGTCCTGGACGAGGTGGTCGGCCAGCAGCACCTGCTGCGGCCCGGTTCGCCCCTGCGGCGCCTGGTCGGCGAGGGGAGCGGCCCGGCCGGGCCGTCCTCGGTGATCCTCTGGGGCCCGCCCGGCACCGGCAAGACGACCCTCGCGTACGTGGTCTCCAAGGCGACCGACAAGCGCTTCGTGGAGCTCTCCGCCATCACGGCGGGCGTCAAGGAGGTCAGGGCCGTCATCGACGGCGCCCGCCGGGCCTCCGGCGGGTACGGCAGGGAGACCGTCCTCTTCCTCGACGAGATCCACCGCTTCAGCAAGGCGCAGCAGGACTCGCTGCTGCCCGCCGTGGAGAACCGGTGGGTGACCCTGATCGCGGCCACCACCGAGAACCCGTACTTCTCGATCATCTCCCCGCTGCTGTCCCGGTCCCTGCTGCTCACGCTGGAGCCCCTCACCGACGAGGACGTACGGGCCCTGCTGCGCCGCGCCCTGTCCGAGGAGCGCGGGCTCGGCGGCGCGGTCGGGCTGCCCGAGGACACCGAGTCGCACCTGCTGCGCATCGCGGGCGGGGACGCCAGGCGGGCACTCACCGCCCTGGAGGCGTCGGCGGGCGCCGCGATCGACAAGGGCGAACAGGAGGTCTCGCTCGCGACGCTGGAGGAGACCGTCGACCGCGCGGCCGTCTCCTACGACCGGGACGGCGACCAGCACTACGACGTGGCGAGCGCCCTGATCAAGTCCATCAGGGGCTCCGACGTGGACGCGGCCCTGCACTACCTGGCCCGGATGATCGACGCGGGTGAGGATCCCCG
Encoded proteins:
- a CDS encoding GMC family oxidoreductase, giving the protein MAGYDYVVVGAGTAGCVLAARLSEDPAARVLLLEAGGASVPEAVSVPSVWLSLQGTAVDWADVSAVQASTCDTVPLPRGRTLGGSSAINAMVFTRGHRSSYDAWTAGGAEGWGYDDLLPYLRRTESAPGRDPALRGTSGPLTVAPAPERHPLAAAGLRAAYEVGAPAADDINSGEEEGFGWADLNIVDGRRQSAADAYLIPVIGRSNLDVVTGALAHRVRVEGGRCTGVTFSLGDEIHTADCDGEVVLCAGTAGSAHLLMLSGIGPADHLRTRGVEVVLDLPGVGANLHDHPRSTVVVGSPRPVPPGVNNHAEVIGLIASALSPGTPDLQFQVLDVPYHSPGLPPSLPVPGQAYSVAFGAMTPRSRGSLRLRDGEPGGRIRFDPNYYGDPHDVATMAEGLRIAREIAGADALAPWRAAEVLPGPDRDLGDVDAVRTYLYNSLRTYSHHVGTCRMGTAGEAVVDPELRVRGVERLRVADASVMPSVVSANPNATVYAIAERAADLLDGRGGGRMA
- a CDS encoding DUF349 domain-containing protein codes for the protein MSSDPWGRVDETGTVYVRTAEGEVVVGSWQAGSPGEALAYFERKYEGLVVEIGLLERRVKTTDLSAKDAVAAIDHLRGQVDEHHAVGDLDALRKRLDALVATVDARREERKAHRAKQTDEARHSKEALVTEAEELAASDQWRSAGERLRALVDTWKGLPRLDRKSDDELWHRFSHARSAFSKRRKAHFAALDAQREEARTTKEALVTEAESLSGSTDWGTTSARYRDLMTAWKAAGRAQREAEDDLWNRFRGAQDVFFAARGEVFAERDAEQSDNLKLKEELAAEAERLVPVGDLKSARATFRAINERWEAIGHVPRDSRPKVEGRMQAVERALQESEETEWRRTNPEARARAAGLTGQLQAAVDKLRGQIDTARAAGNNARADKLTRELEGRQALLDQAQKGLQEFGG
- a CDS encoding peptidylprolyl isomerase, with translation MANNDQRRRQLAREKFERQQRRRVEARNRAKRRNIIIASVVAAVVVIGGGSTAFAVMGGNGGGKKADAAASPAAAPSPSASASAPPEPKMTIDKTAKYTMSLTTNRGTVAIAMDAAKTPHTVNSFKSLADKKFFDNTKCHRLTTSGIYVLQCGDPKGDGTGGPGYTIPDENLTSLGKAGADGSVTYKAGTVAMANTGQPHTGGSQFFLVYKDSKLPPSYTPFGTMDAAGLKAVQAVAKAGVSGSTTKTPVTDGAPKEAVTVQKATVDKQ
- a CDS encoding MBL fold metallo-hydrolase, with the protein product MLIAGFPAGAWGTNCYLVAPAAGEECVIIDPGHQAAEGVAETVAKHRLKPVAVILTHGHIDHVASVVPVCGAHGVPAWIHPADRYMMSDPEKGLGRSIGAPLMGELTVGEPDDVRVLSDGAALSLAGLDLSVAHAPGHTKGSVTFGLPGASDGDIPPLLFSGDLLFAGSVGRTDLPGGDTAELLDSLGRVCLPLDDSTVVLSGHGPQTTIGQERATNPHLRQAATARADGAGTGAPRRGM
- the hisS gene encoding histidine--tRNA ligase; the protein is MSTFQAPKGTYDLIPPVSATYLAVREALAEPLRRSGYGYVETPGFENVELFARGVGESTDIVTKEMYAFETKGGDRLALRPEGTASVLRAALEANLHKAGNLPVKLWYSGSYYRYERPQKGRYRHFSQVGAEAIGAEDPALDAELIVLADQAYRSLGLRGFRILLNSLGDRECRPVYREALQDFLRGLDLDEETRRRIEINPLRVLDDKRRDVQQQLTGAPLLRDYLCDACRAYHDEVRALLSAQGVAFEDDPRLVRGLDYYTRTTFEFVHDGLGSQSAVGGGGRYDGLSEMIGGPALPSVGWALGVDRTVLALEAEGVTLELPSATSVFAVPLGDEARKALFSVVTELRRAGVAADFAYGRKGIKGAMRSADRSGARYTLVVGERDLAEGVAQLKDMESGDQHAVALDAVVDKLRALLGRH
- a CDS encoding vitamin K epoxide reductase family protein; this encodes MTTTLDSVSSRGETKRLGGAPIAGSRAFGVLLMLTGAAGLLAAWVITLDEFKLLKNPNFVPGCSLNPVVSCGSVMKSDQAHVFGFSNPMLGLVTYPVVMGIGLAILAGARHQRWYWLGLQAGTLFGVGFVTWLQFESLYRIHALCLWCSLAWVGTVIMFWYTLSHNVRSGVIPAPRWLRSFFADFTWILPTLHLAIIGMLILTNWWSFWTS
- a CDS encoding replication-associated recombination protein A translates to MEPDLFTAAAEDRQEKDPSSSPLAVRMRPRVLDEVVGQQHLLRPGSPLRRLVGEGSGPAGPSSVILWGPPGTGKTTLAYVVSKATDKRFVELSAITAGVKEVRAVIDGARRASGGYGRETVLFLDEIHRFSKAQQDSLLPAVENRWVTLIAATTENPYFSIISPLLSRSLLLTLEPLTDEDVRALLRRALSEERGLGGAVGLPEDTESHLLRIAGGDARRALTALEASAGAAIDKGEQEVSLATLEETVDRAAVSYDRDGDQHYDVASALIKSIRGSDVDAALHYLARMIDAGEDPRFIARRLMISASEDIGLADPAALPLAVAAAQAVAMIGFPEAALTLSHATIALALAPKSNAATLAIGAALQDVKKGVAGQVPPHLRDGHYQGAAKLGHAQGYVYPHDVPGAIAAQQYLPEGVKDRRYYTPTRYGAEGRYADVVEKVRERLRGDTS